The Penaeus chinensis breed Huanghai No. 1 chromosome 16, ASM1920278v2, whole genome shotgun sequence sequence AAATGCTAAACAGCTAGAAATTGTTAAACAGCAAAACATAAAGACGAGGGTTGCTAAGTTCttagcatacaaaaaaaaaaaaaaaaaaaaaaaaaaaaaaaatgcgcttaGTTCTGACGCTACAATTGCTCGTAACACGTAATTGTCTGTTTGTTGTAATTGTCGTTGGGTTCCAAATGGTTTAATTTGAGTAAATGATGCTTGTTCCACTGATATCATAACTATAAACAACAATACGGCTATAACCTTCAAAGATTTTAGTGCATGACACCAGAGTGTCCGGGAATCTAATATTACGTTTTGaagaataatgagagaaaacaagtagaggaactacacacacacatacacacacgcacacacacacacacacacacacagatatatatatatatatatatatatatatatatatatatatatatatatatatatatatatatgtgtgtgtgtgtgtgtgtgtgtgtgtgtgtgtgtgtgtgtgtgtgtgtgtgtgtgtgtgtgtgcgtgtttgtgtgtgtgtgtgtgtgtgtacttacgcatgtatgtatgcattttgtatgtgtatatgtatatttatgtatatatgtaaatatacatatatatatgcacgactTCTCCCTTTGTCATCAGTTAATCtgagtcttcatcatcatcactttcatcgttTTTCACACTAGTTTAGTCATCATCATCTATGCCTCTTCACTAAACTCTAGCATTCTTGGAAACTTGCATTACACGCTATTGAATAATGTACTGAACACCGCTGAGTCAgtataatagatttttttttttctgtttggcaGGCACATCACTTTGGAAGCAAAAGCTATGAAAATGCTGAAGCTATAATGATTCTTAAAAGTAAGCTTTCATATCATCTATGCGAGCATCGTGCACGTCAGTTGGTTAACCGTATCCTGTGTTTGTCatggatgttatatatattttttttttatcttatcaccTTACGTGTTCAGGATATGTAGTCACAAGAAaagtttcaaaatatttttagTAAACATATATTCACCTGCACGCACATATCGTCACAGCCACCGAaatacgagcgcgcgcgcgcacgcacgcacacacacacacacacacacacacacacacacacacacacacacacacacacacacacacacacacacacacacacacacacacacacacacacacacacacacacacacacacacacacacacacactggagggaggaggaggaacaggcagGGCAAAAATAGCTTTACGAGAGAGTCAGTGCGTCTTCTTCCTTACACCTCACAACACTGAATAATTTTCCATTGTGTTATAGCTTTACGTATGCCATCATTTAACTCCAGCAttcaatatcaaataaaaaaattcacACATCTTAAAGGGGAAGGGCCCCTTTTGCCTTTACCCCTTGCTATgccattatatacacatttaattgtCAAATAACTGACcaatcattaaaaaagaaaatatttcccaaGAAGAGATCGGGTTGCGTTATCCACAGCACACCACGAGACTGACTGCTTCTGCTAATAGTTCATCTTCTCAAGACATATTacgttgtttgttcttgtttgtccCTTAATATCTAATGTTATAATTGTAATATCCTTTAATGGGTGTTACCccgcaataataaatatatttgtttgtgaccGAGTGTTAAAATCTTGACGCGGTTGCTAACaaacgattattatttttttttaatgggtaaataaacaaaacattggCTCATTCTAGTCTGCAGACATGCACAACTTTCACTCTGACTCTGCCATGCATAGAAccgcatttttttgtttttgtttttaagccAGAAGGTAAGTAGTTTGTCTGCCAAACGTACGATACCAAGACTGAAACTTTCAAATAAATGTCCGATgaattcgttttgtttttctttaatacgTTACAATTACAATTCTGTGTTtttagggagatgaggagggatgaTAAtcttataaaacaacaacaacaacataaaaagacAGTTTGATGGGTGTGCTATATTGTAGTATCAGTGGAATGGTCGAGtgttctatcacacacacacacacacaagtgtgagtgtgtgtgtgtgtgtgtgtgtgtgtgtacacacacacacacacacacacacacacacacacacacacacacacacacacacacacacacacacacacacacacacacacacacacacacatacacacacacacacacacacacacacacgtgtgtgtgtatatatatatatatatatatatatatatatatatatatacccacccacacatacacacacacacatacgtgtatatgtgtatgtatatatatatatatatatatatatatatatgtatatatatatatgtatatatatatatatatatatatatatatatatatatatatataagagagtagAGAGTGGGGATAGCAGTGGGGttaggaagcaggaggaagaggactgggagggggagggaggggctaatggggaggggagaggaggaggagtaattgGACTGATGTTAGGgaggagaagtgtgtgtgtgtgtgtgtgtgtgtgtgtgtgtgtgtgtgtgtgtgtgtgtgtgtgtgtgtgtgtgtgtgtgtgtgtgtgtgtgtatctgtttgtgtgtatctgtgtgtgtgtttacatatagtcacttagatggatagatggatggctagatagataaatagatgaaaagagataTATCTTGTGTGTCTATTCAACAAACAAGGACAGtgggaaaaaaactaaaacattgcaataatcacattcacacacaggttTGCAAGATGGACATTCGTGGAAGGGAGATGAGTCTTGAAGAATATTTGATGAGCAACCATGGTGTCCTCTGGAGACACAAACAAATTTTCTGACAAAGGTTTTGAGTACGATCTTGGTCTCTGAATTTCTAATTTTTTTAAGAggatatgtagaaaaaaataaacacttaaaTGGGAAatcttcaaaaagaaagaaagaaaaaaaaaacttatgcttATGTAAATAAAGTTGACATATATTTCTCCttaattatattttgtcattGAGAAAGCCCTTGGAATTCAGGAGGAAAACAAACATGAATAGGAAGAGGTGTCTCCTTGATTAGTTGCTTTGAGTGTTGGTGTATATGTGGTGCTAAGTAAAAGATTATGCAAATGACATTTACAAAACTAAAGTTATACTAATGTGAAAAATATGAACTAACCTGTAAATCATGCTTGTACAGAATACGGACTATGAACAAGAAGGCAATAAGGAATGGTTATATAGTCAGGATGTTCTTGCAACAGGAAATACATTACAGCAAAACGGGAAGGGATATCAGTGTAAATCTAGACTTCTATTGTCTAGCTTGTGATTCTTTCCAGGAAGAGCCAGATAGAGGCTAGTATTATGTAAAAGTGGatgaattttgtgtttgttttcttgtttaaagTGTTCTAGTTTATTTTTTGCAAGCTAATTTGCTTGTATTTAGTTGTCCTGAGGAGTTTTCCTGAGATTGGAGATATCTGAgagttgtttttctgttttagtcttatttaataaattaatataattaatcattattgttatcacaattaatccttattgttattactattaatcattatcattgttatcattaatcatgaacaccatcattatcacgataTACTGTATTCTGAAAACACTTTACTGGACAGCCATTTGACACAGAGGACAAAGTATATTGTGATACATTTCTGCACAGCTAAAAGAGGAGTGACCATAGATACACATTCCTATAATCAGTAAATTTATTATTCTGTCTATTACCAGTACATGTTTAGTACAAATGTCACAAGCCACATTTTAATGTGGGAATCACGGAAATGTACAACCTTGTCTAAACCTTTGGCTTTTccaagaatatatacataaggtGCTTCACAAGCTCCAAACACGTTTTCCTGACACACAACAAGCAGTATCAAAAACCTTGAATATTGTCAAGAAATATTGAGAAATTACAcatgtcttttttgtgtgtactACATATGAACAAAGATATGTCTAAATATTTACAACAGGTCCTACAAGTGTACTAATGGACATAAAAGTGTGAGTCGGACGCACTGCACTGACGTTGagcttgaaagaaaaaaaataataataataaaaaaatgattaaaaactaACAATCTAATCTTTGGTGTCCTTAAAGTTTCAACCTAATCAATTGCTACTGTATTAACAAAGCATTTCTGTACAAAATTTATCCATTCTATACAAAATAGTGAACAGATATCCCTACAAGTGACCACTCACTGATACTGAACAATCAGTCTCACACTGCAATATACTGAAGCAGAGTAGTCGTTATTTAAAGACAGATCTTATGCCAGTGGTACATTAACACTGATTCTTAACAATCTACACTCTATAACTGATAAGACAACTGTGATGTTCTTATAAATGAAGGACAATGTTCTGTGTAACCAAGCAGTAGAGCCCAAAAAGTTTTGTtgcaaaaattaaaagaaaactctGATGTTTCTGATCAAAGAGATGTTAGCAACAATCATTATAGCCATTTTCTAAAGTTGGATGCTCATTCATATTTGTACTTGAgattttcaatttgtttttgaAGTCAAAAGTGACAATTTACTTCTAATCTCTCACACTAGGATTAATTTCATCTCTCTCAGATTGCTTTGCTCTACTGGGTAcagaaaatatatgcaaatgaagtaCAAAACTGAGAGTAacatagacaaaaagaaaaataaggaaaaaagtaagTAATAGCTCTAAGAGGGAAAAACTACCAAATAATTGGTCTCTCAAGATGGGAATGTTGTCGAGTTTGCACTGAGAGTAAGAAAAAACGCAAAGATGCATCGTTTGGACTGGCAAATAACAAGACTGGACTAGGTACATGCTCCATTTGCAAGTGAGGTAAAAATATATTCAAGTGAAAATGAATGACATCGAGGACAAACagaaattattgttataataaaaaggGAATGAAATTATTGTACTTAAATGCCCAGCACAGAAGCTTTTCCAAAATAAAAGCTTGCACTTTGTAAAGtagtaatacattttttttccactttttcatGGAGTTTGGCCCATGACAATGGACCAATAAATCCAAACTTGAGTGTGATCTTGGTTTTACAATCATTTAAAACAAATTTAACAATATTCGATAAATGTTTGTTTTACCACAGATTTTTTTAAGGATtttatatactcatattcatatatatatatctatatatatttcttttcttatataataCTTCTAAGATAATCTGATCTACCAATGCATCTTTAATAAAATAAGCAATATCACTTAAACTTAATGACGTAAAAATTTGTTATCATTCCGGAATCAGCAAGAGGAGCTCTTGTAGTCAGATGTGTCAGAGGCATTGCAGGAGTCAATGGTGGTATCGCCTGGCAACTCGTGGTCCGTTGCCTTCATGTCAGAGGGTCTGGAAAAACAGAGTTTAAAGATTAATCACAGATTGCACTAAAATTGCGTAAAATTTTCTGTAATGGACATATTACAGCATgatgtctttattttcttatgcACTAGTGCatgagtaaatatacatatagacatacatatatatgcatacacacattacagTTCCTTACAAAACTTTCTATCAGGACACCCCACTTACCTTGTGCTCAAGGAGGCAATGGTGCGAATAAGCTCAGTGTTGGCAGTGTCAAGAGCTGCAATCTTCTTAGCTTGAGCATCAATGCGAGCGTCTTTGTCATGCATCTCCCTTCTCATGAGCTCTTGTTCATGCCGGAATTCTTGTTCCATAGTCATTAATCTGTTGGTAAAAACTATATTAGTGGAGACTTTTAACTCTTTGGCCAATTCATCATTGCTATGGCTGGATTTTAATTGTTCTTAAAACAGTTGTCTGAACTATGTACAGTTACATCTGGATGATGTCTGCAATGAATTAATTGGATACTTGAAACTACAAAAACAATATCTTGCAGATTCACACAGAATATGTTTTCTGTAATTTGCATAAGAACCATGCTTCACATGCAGATTAACTAGAGAAAAAGCATCCTGAATATGAAATatcaaatacatttattaattaatatataatacattttcaaGTATCAGGACAGGTCTACTACCAAAGAGACTTTGTAATTCATATAACAAGCCTATGACACAATTTAGAACACAGGTTTAGTACAGTACTATAATAATGAACAGTTTTACTCAAGGCTTACTACCACAGAGACCACCATGTCACTCATGTTCTAACCATATAACACTTGAACTTCAATCTTTAGCAGAGGCTTACTAGCACAAGTACGACATAACCTCACAACAATTAAAACCCACCTCTCAACAATGGCTCTCATCTGATCTTCCTGTTGGTCCAAAATCTGTTGAGAGGCAATGGTGGAAGGAACAATGTGTTCATCCTGACTCAGACGACGCCCATCTTTTGCCCAGCTGCCCACGCCCATGCCCACTCCTCCTCCTGTTGATGCCCGAGTCACAATGCTCATTTCATCCTCGGAGTCGTCGTAACAGTGGGATGACCCTCGGGGATAATCTTCTCTTTCGCATGATCTGTTGGCAGGGGAAAGGTGTTGGTGTCTTCGTAGGtgcacggagggagggggggatttctCAGTGTGAAggcttttcaatgttttttttataattctaattaaaaataatattgaactaGCAACTAATGAGATAttggagatattttttttcaatgtggTAAGAACAAAATGTAATGAACTGTgagcatgcaaatacatatataagcttacacagacacaaacaaacatacacatataaacacacaaacacagacacacacacacgcacacgaacacgcacatgcacaccatagacacacacacacacacacacacacacacacacacacacacacacacacacacacacacacacacacacacacacacacacacatattgtacatCAACGCAAAAGACTgcctaaaacacacacagaagcgtgCACGAGAAGCACCAGGCACCTCCTCACCTGAAGTTCTTCCCTCTGCGGCCACTGGCGCTGCGATCGTAGCGCGACCTGGCCCTGAGCTCGTGCCTGAGCGCCTGTGACGCGGCCAGACGGGGCGAGCAGTGTGGGTTGGTGCGAGGGGGGTGAGCATGAGGACggcgtgagtgagagtgagagtgagaagctGGCCGGGTGTCAGGGGAGgaatcggaggaggaggaagcagagcgGCGCTGTCGGGTGCGACCAcgacggagggaggaaaggtccTCCACGCTCTGGGAGGAGCTGAGGCTGCTGTTGGGGCTCCCTGGTGTGGCGCGGGCAAGGGGACACATTAGTATTCTCATTTCGACTAACTTGGGgaattctagcttcttgaaaagtACAGAAAAATCATCATTTATGCTTAGAGCAATTCACTTTAAGTAGTAACTGATATATTATGGACTGATGGGGAGCTACATTGTTATATTTAATAATCTCTTTATACCTTTGGGCTGAGGGACTCTTGGGATGTGTCTGGGAGTGCCGTGTAGCGACACATGACCAGCATGCCCTAAGTATGCTGGGTGTACTGCTACGGCTCGGTGCTTAGCACTGTGCGGCTGATGCATGGGAGATGCTGTGATGAAGGGGAGGAAACATCACACTGTTAAGCTTCCGTCagagagaaaatgcaaaataataaCCACTTCAAGCAAAGGAGAACTCGGCAAACGTTTAGCAACAAGAGAGAAAGCCAGTCTTCTGGACAAGCACACACAATTTCAAAACATGAGAGAGACATAtagtttctccttccctttccggGCATTACTTACCTACTGGTGAACCATGTAAGACTTGTCTCAGTCCTCCTGGTGGTCCAGAATTACCATTCTCGCGCGACAGCAGACTGGAGTTGTCTGTGTGCAGGAGAGAATCCACTGGTGACGACGACTGCGAGTAGGCGAAGCTCTGGTAGCCTGAGGACGCCACATTAGACAGCTGAGAGATGGACGTCTGTGAACCTTGGATGTTGTTCTCACTGTCCATGCACAGAGCGTGGATCTTATGAGAACAAGAATCCATGTATCTGTAGAGCTCAGAGCACTCGTCTTGATACACTGCTCGTCTCTCGATTGCGTTCGGAACCCCCGTCAATGAGTGACTTCTGGAGGACATTGCTGTAGCTCTGAAAGAAGAGTAGCACATTACACTCTTTCCACCGcggcttaaaaaaaaaacgcagacatAAACAACCAACAAAGAGCAGTCATAATATGAACAAAATCAGTAGCACACAACCATCAAAACTGACAGAGAAACAACCCCGTTATTCGCCCTTTGCACCTACCTTGGGTGGAGGCGGTGGTGAACGTGTCCTCTGAGGGGCTGGTGCATCCCCCCTGCCACGTGAGGCCCCGGCGAGCTTGTCTGGCGCATGGGGGACGACGGGGGGGCGACTTCTGCCATGTagtatgtgttgttgttgcttagcCTCATGTCGGTCATGGGAGAGTTGTTGTTATTGGCTTCTCTGTAAAAGCAAATTATATCGTGAGTTACAGTGCACCACAGTGCCTTTACTCATTTCTCAGTAAAAGCAAACAATTAGTCAGTCAATTCTCGTTTCTTTTCTAAAACGATTCTCCAACTGTACATCCCATTTTTGCTTCCACCATAACAGAATTTTGACTTCTTCTACATCTCGTGTCAACAAACGTAACAATGCTGCACCTTTAAAACCTATTAACACCATCCTCACTTTCCACATGGGACAAACAGGGACTCAACATACATGGAGGGATACATGAAGTTCTGTGGCTCCGTCTGGTGGTCAAATGCAGTTATGAGGACGTAGTCGTCACTCGTAGACAGGTCGTTGGCTGCAGTTTTGTCTCGGTATGGAGAGTTTATACTCGGACTAATGCTTGCCTGCtgagggaagataagaagaaatatatcaGTGATCTATATCCAACACTACTTGTTCCATACGCGAAATTAAATCATGACAaaacatttgtaaataaataaaaaaaagggggaatgatCTGCATATGGTTTACAGAACCATTCCCGCAAGAACAGCAACCAAACCTACCATTTGGTGGTGGGTGTATATCGGTGTTGCTGCTCGAGGGAGGGACTGGGATCTTGGGGTGTTGGTAATGGGCACTGACAACCCAACATCAACTTCTCCTGCCATCACTATACCCATCTGGGCATCGACTACATTCAGCCCTTCCCCACAACCGTCCCTGCTGTTAAGGAAAACATAAGCATGAATAATATGATGGGCATAAAATATAGGCAAAAATTACGATGTGACGTTATGTTAAATGTGCCTAATGCAACAGACTTCTGACAAATGTAATGGAAAGCCTGTGTTCTTCTGTTCTTCAGATTTAGTTTCCTACTCTCTTTAGATGGAATAAAAGTCAATTTTACAAACATTCTATGATATTTTTTCTTAGATCTAACTACATGTACTTCCATGAATTCCAGGAATGTTaaacacaaaaagaataaaacaaacaacaatctcCAAACTAATATTTCGTACACCAAAAAAATACATCTCTTaaacagtaaaaaacaaaaaaaataattctgaaaataataacatcaacgacCTCACAGCACAAACAACCATAAAAACAATCGTTAAAAACAACGACATATACAACCCTtcaataccaacaaaaacaacaaagataaccCTTAAACAACAAAAACCCCTTACATGTAATTGTTGTTCGGATGCGTGGCTGAAGGTAGCGAAGACGACACGAGCGGCGGCGCGAACATCTGTCGGGACGCGGCGCTGGAGAGGTCCTTCTGGTCACTTCCCAGGAGGATGTTGATGTCCTCGACCAGCGCCAGGACCTTGCTGGCTTCGCTCTCGTAGCCCTGGATTACGAATGATGAAGGGAATAAAGTTTAGTAATTTTGAATAAATAAAGTGGTTCATCAGATAAAAAAGAAGTATATAGAAGTCTGTTTCAACTCACTAGTTTAGCCCCACTTCAGTCTCAGTCAGTTAGTTGCATTTCGCTTACTCGCCTTTGTCCTGTTTTgtcgtaaaaaaacaacaacactcgaagggggggggggggggggacaataaCCAAAAGGTTCGTTTACCTGGGTGTCGATCTTGGCGATGGCTTCGGTCAAGTGGAGGTGCAGCTGAGCCAAGTGCTTCCCCAAGTCGATCTCTCCGTCGAATTCGAGTTCTGTCTCATCTCTGTTGGGTGGACTCTGGAAACCGAACGTTGGCTATTActcttttcttattatatatttttaaaatcaagaAATTGCTCATACTATAATTTACAACATGTATCTAATACGGATTCCTAAACTTGCGTATCTCTTCTCTTAACATCAATGAACACACATTTCTTATTTCATATCAACACCAATATGCACTGTATATAACACCAAGCGAGCTAACTCACAGATATGGTTCTCAGGAAAGTTCTGCATTTTTCCTGCTCCTTGTCTATAAATTCATTAAGGAATTCCATAAAGCTCTCTTTGCCCTGGAAGTGCGTAAAGTTGGCCAGCGTTTGCAGCGTCTTGGCCACCAGCGTGAGGTTTCTTCCCGCGCGTTCGTCTGGGTACTCTGCGTCAACGAgggataaaattattaatataatatcgtCAACCCTTTGGCAGTTCAGCCTCAAGACAATATACACGACACAATTAACCCCAAGAAAATTGCATTCACCAATTAGTCAGGCTCACGGAAATGAAACACAGAACACCGATAAATGAAAATTGTATTCAGCACTTCTGAAACTAAACATTTCTTCAGCTTTAAGAACAGACCAAAAGACGCAatactcctccttccttaccttgcGTGAtgttaaagagggaaggagacaggacgGCAGGACAGAGGAAGCGAAGGAACACACACGCGGAGATGAGGTTGTCTGTCAGCTCGCACTTATCCTGACGCGACAGCCTCTCCCGAATGGTATGGAAAACCTTTCGAAGCTCACTGAAGAAAAGAGAATTTACAACGATTAGCATTATGGCGCTTGTGAGGTTATGTCTAGTGCACTTTTCATTCCCTCATACTTGTCATCAACAGACGACGTTCCTTCAACcagaaggtaaaaagagaaaataaatgcaaacagataaaaaatGTATCACTCACACAGGGAAGCTTCGTCCGGACTGAATGATCTTATCCCATATCGAGCAGACGCGCTCCTTCAACACCTCTCGCTGCCGGGGGAGATACTGGATGTTGGTGATCCTCAAGGGGTCCACCTCCAGATCCTCCGACGTGGCGATGATTGCCTGGATCGAGTCGGACAGCGTCTCCTGCAGGTAGTGTTCGCCCACG is a genomic window containing:
- the LOC125033378 gene encoding ras GTPase-activating protein nGAP-like isoform X3, which gives rise to MIRLLTYYFFFFFQHLISKKLKKGGRSAAKLEKNVDGTLESADDTLRSARSHESLQSASYPHDHETTPSPLHERSRIPVNRDEVRRTENTLKIWVMEAKGIPNKKKYFCNLILNNELYRRTFSKMKSNMCFWGEYFELNALPQVSSICIELMREADKKPGYKKIGTVEIDLKPSSPGRAALVEQWYPVKVDKPDREIPTLRIKHRFQSLDILPLPQYGAFRQYLKDNATSLCQLLEPVVSVKSKEDIATTLINIMQKEERAITFLVSLILTDIQRIAENEHLLFRGNSVATKAIEAYMRLVGEHYLQETLSDSIQAIIATSEDLEVDPLRITNIQYLPRQREVLKERVCSIWDKIIQSGRSFPVELRKVFHTIRERLSRQDKCELTDNLISACVFLRFLCPAVLSPSLFNITQEYPDERAGRNLTLVAKTLQTLANFTHFQGKESFMEFLNEFIDKEQEKCRTFLRTISSPPNRDETELEFDGEIDLGKHLAQLHLHLTEAIAKIDTQGYESEASKVLALVEDINILLGSDQKDLSSAASRQMFAPPLVSSSLPSATHPNNNYIRDGCGEGLNVVDAQMGIVMAGEVDVGLSVPITNTPRSQSLPRAATPIYTHHQMQASISPSINSPYRDKTAANDLSTSDDYVLITAFDHQTEPQNFMYPSIEANNNNSPMTDMRLSNNNTYYMAEVAPPSSPMRQTSSPGPHVAGGMHQPLRGHVHHRLHPRATAMSSRSHSLTGVPNAIERRAVYQDECSELYRYMDSCSHKIHALCMDSENNIQGSQTSISQLSNVASSGYQSFAYSQSSSPVDSLLHTDNSSLLSRENGNSGPPGGLRQVLHGSPVASPMHQPHSAKHRAVAVHPAYLGHAGHVSLHGTPRHIPRVPQPKGSPNSSLSSSQSVEDLSSLRRGRTRQRRSASSSSDSSPDTRPASHSHSHSRRPHAHPPRTNPHCSPRLAASQALRHELRARSRYDRSASGRRGKNFRSCEREDYPRGSSHCYDDSEDEMSIVTRASTGGGVGMGVGSWAKDGRRLSQDEHIVPSTIASQQILDQQEDQMRAIVERLMTMEQEFRHEQELMRREMHDKDARIDAQAKKIAALDTANTELIRTIASLSTRPSDMKATDHELPGDTTIDSCNASDTSDYKSSSC
- the LOC125033378 gene encoding ras GTPase-activating protein nGAP-like isoform X2; translation: MIRLLTYYFFFFFQHLISKKLKKGGRSAAKLEKNVDGTLESADDTLRSARSHESLQSASYPHDHETTPSPLHERSRIPVNRDEVRRTENTLKIWVMEAKGIPNKKKYFCNLILNNELYRRTFSKMKSNMCFWGEYFELNALPQVSSICIELMREADKKPGYKKIGTVEIDLKPSSPGRAALVEQWYPVKVDKPDREIPTLRIKHRFQSLDILPLPQYGAFRQYLKDNATSLCQLLEPVVSVKSKEDIATTLINIMQKEERAITFLVSLILTDIQRIGDKKTENEHLLFRGNSVATKAIEAYMRLVGEHYLQETLSDSIQAIIATSEDLEVDPLRITNIQYLPRQREVLKERVCSIWDKIIQSGRSFPVELRKVFHTIRERLSRQDKCELTDNLISACVFLRFLCPAVLSPSLFNITQEYPDERAGRNLTLVAKTLQTLANFTHFQGKESFMEFLNEFIDKEQEKCRTFLRTISSPPNRDETELEFDGEIDLGKHLAQLHLHLTEAIAKIDTQGYESEASKVLALVEDINILLGSDQKDLSSAASRQMFAPPLVSSSLPSATHPNNNYIRDGCGEGLNVVDAQMGIVMAGEVDVGLSVPITNTPRSQSLPRAATPIYTHHQMASISPSINSPYRDKTAANDLSTSDDYVLITAFDHQTEPQNFMYPSIEANNNNSPMTDMRLSNNNTYYMAEVAPPSSPMRQTSSPGPHVAGGMHQPLRGHVHHRLHPRATAMSSRSHSLTGVPNAIERRAVYQDECSELYRYMDSCSHKIHALCMDSENNIQGSQTSISQLSNVASSGYQSFAYSQSSSPVDSLLHTDNSSLLSRENGNSGPPGGLRQVLHGSPVASPMHQPHSAKHRAVAVHPAYLGHAGHVSLHGTPRHIPRVPQPKGSPNSSLSSSQSVEDLSSLRRGRTRQRRSASSSSDSSPDTRPASHSHSHSRRPHAHPPRTNPHCSPRLAASQALRHELRARSRYDRSASGRRGKNFRSCEREDYPRGSSHCYDDSEDEMSIVTRASTGGGVGMGVGSWAKDGRRLSQDEHIVPSTIASQQILDQQEDQMRAIVERLMTMEQEFRHEQELMRREMHDKDARIDAQAKKIAALDTANTELIRTIASLSTRPSDMKATDHELPGDTTIDSCNASDTSDYKSSSC
- the LOC125033378 gene encoding ras GTPase-activating protein nGAP-like isoform X1, with the translated sequence MIRLLTYYFFFFFQHLISKKLKKGGRSAAKLEKNVDGTLESADDTLRSARSHESLQSASYPHDHETTPSPLHERSRIPVNRDEVRRTENTLKIWVMEAKGIPNKKKYFCNLILNNELYRRTFSKMKSNMCFWGEYFELNALPQVSSICIELMREADKKPGYKKIGTVEIDLKPSSPGRAALVEQWYPVKVDKPDREIPTLRIKHRFQSLDILPLPQYGAFRQYLKDNATSLCQLLEPVVSVKSKEDIATTLINIMQKEERAITFLVSLILTDIQRIGDKKTENEHLLFRGNSVATKAIEAYMRLVGEHYLQETLSDSIQAIIATSEDLEVDPLRITNIQYLPRQREVLKERVCSIWDKIIQSGRSFPVELRKVFHTIRERLSRQDKCELTDNLISACVFLRFLCPAVLSPSLFNITQEYPDERAGRNLTLVAKTLQTLANFTHFQGKESFMEFLNEFIDKEQEKCRTFLRTISSPPNRDETELEFDGEIDLGKHLAQLHLHLTEAIAKIDTQGYESEASKVLALVEDINILLGSDQKDLSSAASRQMFAPPLVSSSLPSATHPNNNYIRDGCGEGLNVVDAQMGIVMAGEVDVGLSVPITNTPRSQSLPRAATPIYTHHQMQASISPSINSPYRDKTAANDLSTSDDYVLITAFDHQTEPQNFMYPSIEANNNNSPMTDMRLSNNNTYYMAEVAPPSSPMRQTSSPGPHVAGGMHQPLRGHVHHRLHPRATAMSSRSHSLTGVPNAIERRAVYQDECSELYRYMDSCSHKIHALCMDSENNIQGSQTSISQLSNVASSGYQSFAYSQSSSPVDSLLHTDNSSLLSRENGNSGPPGGLRQVLHGSPVASPMHQPHSAKHRAVAVHPAYLGHAGHVSLHGTPRHIPRVPQPKGSPNSSLSSSQSVEDLSSLRRGRTRQRRSASSSSDSSPDTRPASHSHSHSRRPHAHPPRTNPHCSPRLAASQALRHELRARSRYDRSASGRRGKNFRSCEREDYPRGSSHCYDDSEDEMSIVTRASTGGGVGMGVGSWAKDGRRLSQDEHIVPSTIASQQILDQQEDQMRAIVERLMTMEQEFRHEQELMRREMHDKDARIDAQAKKIAALDTANTELIRTIASLSTRPSDMKATDHELPGDTTIDSCNASDTSDYKSSSC